The Sebastes fasciatus isolate fSebFas1 chromosome 13, fSebFas1.pri, whole genome shotgun sequence genome includes a region encoding these proteins:
- the LOC141781371 gene encoding uncharacterized protein LOC141781371, which yields MAASPAAATQPPSSSMEESQQPDQPIGTQQEGAAGHGTVTSQPTGAERQAPPPTTDANQMEDMDHLTVIADNMETSNGVGPVMVDSSPTVSSVSPMLHAKLGGHVNGRPGLSSRSGSLAAGSPRPSLTRRPSAITEATVDGSKPRDYLILAILSCFCPLWPINIVALTFSVMSRNSLQQGNVDGARRLGRNAMVLSVVSILGGIAIIAAGIALNWGLILKS from the exons aggagtCCCAGCAGCCAGACCAGCCAATCGGCACGCAGCAGGAAGGAGCGGCCGGCCACGGCACCGTGACCTCTCAACCGACCGGTGCGGAGCGACAAGCCCCGCCCCCGACGACAGACGCCAATCAAATGGAGGACATGGATCACCTGACAGTGATCGCTGACAACATGGAGACCA GTAACGGCGTCGGTCCCGTGATGGTGGACTCGTCTCCCACAGTGTCCTCTGTGTCGCCCATGCTTCACGCCAAGCTCGGCGGCCACGTCAACGGGCGGCCTGGTTTGAGCAGCCGGTCCGGCTCGCTGGCGGCGGGCTCCCCGAGGCCCTCGCTCACCCGCCGGCCCAGCGCCATCACAGAGGCCACTGTGGACGGGTCCAAGCCCAGGGACTACCTGATCCTGGCCATCCTGTCCTGCTTCTGCCCGCTGTGGCCCATCAACATCGTAGCGCTCACCTTCTCCGTCATG TCCCGAAACAGCCTGCAGCAGGGCAACGTGGACGGCGCTCGCCGTTTGGGCCGTAACGCCATGGTTCTGTCCGTCGTGTCCATCTTGGGAGGGATCGCCATCATCGCTGCCGGCATCGCCCTCAACTGGGGAT TGATTTTAAAATCCTGA
- the LOC141781370 gene encoding GTPase IMAP family member 7-like, translating into MSSKLLQPERKVPPTLKILLVGKTGGGRTSAMNVLLGRPGLTQTTASSQTTECKIEEREFNGQQLVVIDTPGLMHTEKGEDQVKKDIMECIAAAAAGPHVFLLVMKSNRPTDGDKHTMEIIQEIFGPESKNYTLALFTGGDEFQPKDKDVQKTFLKGNIVGHHTFDNTGKKFPDQVPELLKKINNMVRKNGEEPIYTCDMLRKVQEVKEQEMEKFKGDGPKEEQVLRNVVHRLLSGLVGEDVASSVLAKVDGLAKKVCDIVK; encoded by the exons ATGTCCAGCAAACTTCTTCAGCCTG AAAGGAAGGTGCCACCAACGCTGAAGATTCTGCTCGTTGGAAAGACTGGAGGTGGGAGGACTTCAGCCATGAACGTCCTTCTGGGGAGACCTGGTTTGACTCAGACGACGGCTTCCTCACAGACAACGGAGTGCAagatagaggagagagagttCAATGGACAACAACTGGTTGTCATCGATACTCCAGGTCTGATGCATACAGAGAAAGGTGAAGACCAGGTAAAGAAAGACATCATGGAATGCATTGCAGCCGCTGCTGCTGGTCCTCATGTGTTCCTGCTGGTGATGAAGTCAAACCGTCCCACAGACGGGGACAAACACACGATGGAAATCATTCAGGAGATTTTTGGTCCAGAGTCCAAGAATTACACTTTGGCCTTGTTCACCGGCGGAGATGAATTTCAACCCAAGGACAAAGACGTACAGAAGACCTTCCTCAAAGGCAACATCGTTGGCCACCATACTTTTGACAACACGGGCAAGAAGTTCCCCGACCAAGTGCCTGAGCTCCTGAAGAAGATCAACAACATGGTTCGGAAAAACGGAGAGGAGCCTATTTACACCTGTGACATGTTGAGAAAGGTACAGGAAGTCAAAGAGCAGGAAATGGAGAAATTTAAAGGTGACGGCCCAAAGGAAGAACAAGTTCTGCGTAACGTGGTTCACAGGCTTTTATCTGGCTTGGTGGGTGAGGATGTGGCAAGTTCAGTGCTCGCTAAAGTTGATGGTTTGGCGAAGAAAGTGTGCGATATAGTGAAGTGA
- the LOC141781369 gene encoding GTPase IMAP family member 7-like isoform X1, whose translation MSFFSKTEVASELPLLANEEPELRIVLLGKVGVGKSASGNTILGGKNLFRSEPSLSAITTKCQKQTRNIGTQHVVVVDTPGLCNADKTDEEVVREIKKSISLAKPGPHVFLIVLRMTDKYTSEEQRVVEIIRSTFGKNAMAHAMVLFTYGDALKDISRDDFIRSNGNLHNLIKECNWRCHVFNKAVEDADQVADQVPDQVAKLLLKINERVQATERSIYTAEMLQEAEIASAKVRNAAGGGEVMLGSIQNGVYFGILVGCLMGYLVSGGEVTSTIGAVAGALAGGALGSVMAGLVILARKNTCCKTCCKTCCKTCCK comes from the exons ATGAGCTTTTTTTCCAAGACAGAGGTGGCCAGTGAACTCCCTTTATTGGCTA ATGAAGAGCCAGAGCTGAGGATCGTACTGCTCGGGAAGGTCGGAGTTGGAAAGAGTGCTTCAGGAAACACCATCCTGGGCGGGAAAAATCTCTTCCGCTCAGAGCCCAGTCTGTCCGCCATCACAACCAAGTGCCAGAAGCAAACGAGGAATATCGGCACACAAcatgtggttgttgttgataCTCCGGGTCTGTGTAACGCTGATAAAACCGACGAGGAGGTGGTGAGAGAGATCAAGAAATCCATCTCACTTGCCAAACCTGGTCCTCACGTGTTCCTGATCGTGCTGAGGATGACGGATAAATACACCAGCGAAGAACAGAGAGTGGTGGAAATCATTCGCAGCACTTTCGGCAAAAACGCGATGGCTCACGCTATGGTGTTGTTCACCTACGGAGATGCCCTGAAAGATATTTCCAGGGATGACTTCATTCGATCAAACGGAAATCTCCACAACCTGATCAAAGAGTGCAACTGGAGGTGCCATGTTTTTAACAAAGCAGTGGAGGACGCCGATCAG GTTGCCGATCAGGTCCCCGATCAGGTTGCCAAGCTGCTGCTGAAGATCAACGAACGGGTTCAGGCAACAGAAAGAAGCATCTACACCGCGGAGATGCTCCAAGAGGCTGAAATAGCCTCCGCGAAGGTACGAAacgcagcaggaggaggagaagtcaTGCTAGGCAGTATTCAAAATGGTGTTTATTTTGGGATACTTGTTGGATGTTTGATGGGGTATCTTGTTAGCGGTGGTGAGGTGACGTCTACAATAGGAGCTGTAGCGGGAGCGTTAGCGGGTGGAGCACTGGGAAGTGTCATGGCAGGTTTAGTGATTCTCGCCCGCAAAAACACATGCTGCAAGACATGCTGCAAGACATGCTGCAAGACATGCTGCAAGTAG
- the LOC141781369 gene encoding GTPase IMAP family member 7-like isoform X2, with protein sequence MSFFSKTEVASELPLLANEEPELRIVLLGKVGVGKSASGNTILGGKNLFRSEPSLSAITTKCQKQTRNIGTQHVVVVDTPGLCNADKTDEEVVREIKKSISLAKPGPHVFLIVLRMTDKYTSEEQRVVEIIRSTFGKNAMAHAMVLFTYGDALKDISRDDFIRSNGNLHNLIKECNWRCHVFNKAVEDADQVADQVAKLLLKINERVQATERSIYTAEMLQEAEIASAKVRNAAGGGEVMLGSIQNGVYFGILVGCLMGYLVSGGEVTSTIGAVAGALAGGALGSVMAGLVILARKNTCCKTCCKTCCKTCCK encoded by the exons ATGAGCTTTTTTTCCAAGACAGAGGTGGCCAGTGAACTCCCTTTATTGGCTA ATGAAGAGCCAGAGCTGAGGATCGTACTGCTCGGGAAGGTCGGAGTTGGAAAGAGTGCTTCAGGAAACACCATCCTGGGCGGGAAAAATCTCTTCCGCTCAGAGCCCAGTCTGTCCGCCATCACAACCAAGTGCCAGAAGCAAACGAGGAATATCGGCACACAAcatgtggttgttgttgataCTCCGGGTCTGTGTAACGCTGATAAAACCGACGAGGAGGTGGTGAGAGAGATCAAGAAATCCATCTCACTTGCCAAACCTGGTCCTCACGTGTTCCTGATCGTGCTGAGGATGACGGATAAATACACCAGCGAAGAACAGAGAGTGGTGGAAATCATTCGCAGCACTTTCGGCAAAAACGCGATGGCTCACGCTATGGTGTTGTTCACCTACGGAGATGCCCTGAAAGATATTTCCAGGGATGACTTCATTCGATCAAACGGAAATCTCCACAACCTGATCAAAGAGTGCAACTGGAGGTGCCATGTTTTTAACAAAGCAGTGGAGGACGCCGATCAGGTCGCCGATCAG GTTGCCAAGCTGCTGCTGAAGATCAACGAACGGGTTCAGGCAACAGAAAGAAGCATCTACACCGCGGAGATGCTCCAAGAGGCTGAAATAGCCTCCGCGAAGGTACGAAacgcagcaggaggaggagaagtcaTGCTAGGCAGTATTCAAAATGGTGTTTATTTTGGGATACTTGTTGGATGTTTGATGGGGTATCTTGTTAGCGGTGGTGAGGTGACGTCTACAATAGGAGCTGTAGCGGGAGCGTTAGCGGGTGGAGCACTGGGAAGTGTCATGGCAGGTTTAGTGATTCTCGCCCGCAAAAACACATGCTGCAAGACATGCTGCAAGACATGCTGCAAGACATGCTGCAAGTAG